TTTCATCGAAAACGAAGATTACAATGAAAATATCACCAGAAACAGAACCTATAAGGCCCAAAAAGTTTAAATCAACAACCAAGAAGAGCAAGGTACATGTTGATAGTGGTGGTGAAGCAGTGTCTATAGTGCATGAGATTGATGATAACTATCAAACTGAAGAACTTCTTAGTGATGCATATGATGAAGACAATGATGATTCTACTACAGCAAGATTTGAGTGGTTTAAGAAGGCAGATATGACACAAACTCTCATAGATGTAAGGGGTTCTTGGAACTGCTTTTCTTAGtattgaataaaaaattgaCGTAAAGGATTAAAAACATAATGTTTGATATATTGAGGATGaaaaatggaattttttttaaaagggcTAAAATTGGAAAGGGGTATATTTTAAggaacaaaaatatatttaagccaaaaatatatgttttaatgTTTTTAAGTGTTTTGAGTGGGGTTTGGTGAACTCACTCACACGTCGAACCACAAAGCCTTCAAATTATGTTAATTTGTTGAAGGTTTTTACGTcattttttaatgttttgttACTTTCTCGCTTACCCACCAACCCGTCACCGGGTGGGCAAGTTAATTTTCCCAACACACATTCTCAAGCCGGCTAACTCGTGCTTGACCCCACTTTTAGGCCAGTTGAGTGTGAGGCAAAGTGGAACGGGTTGTCCACACATTGCTACACGTAGTGCAAATAGACATTTGCATTCACTTTAACATAAAAATTGAAGGAACTTCTctatataaaattggtttcacatTCTGTCTCAAGTGTAAACACTCTCAAGGTTGTCCTCGAATtgaaactctctctctcttcataaTTATTAAATAAGTTGAACCCTttgaatatttataataaaaaatatattgttaGCCCAAAATTTCACCATGTGTGAAATTGCAATTGAGATCAAAATATTTGAGGAATAATTATGTTAAGGAATAATTGTAGCTGGGAATGGTTTCTGATATGTTAAGAGTTATGTCTATTGTAGTTTTAGGACCACGATGTGCCCTGCCCATAGTTTAATATCTTTGTGGCATTATTTGTTGGTCATGTTTGATGTACCATGGGTTAGCAACTCTTGTGCTATGTTAATtcaatttgcctataaaaaattagaatattgaGTGTTAATTACCCttacaaaataataaatgaCTCGTGCATTAAAATTTTTACTTTCACTAgaagttcaatttttttattctgtCAATTTCTATATTTCTGATCAacttgtttttgtttgtttttatttgcATATGCAATATATATCTATGGGTTCATAACTCacttattttattcatttttttatccttattatttattttatcatatGAATGACATAagacaatgaattaataacttCAGTCAATTTGACCAGCGCCTGCACACTGATCACGCAACATATTTATTTTCAGCCATGCTTGTCATATATGTCACTCCAAAGACTTTTCTCAATCCAACAGAGTATAAATAGATCCTCTATTCCTCGGATAGCATAAGTACTAGGTTGGTTAGTTGCTATAAGCCATTAGCTATTTTCTTACTTGCTTGGCCCTCTTCATCGACCATCACTATGACAAACTCCAAAGCCCTCTGTTCCACTTTCCTCATTAATTTTCTCCTATTCTTCTCCATGGTGAGTGCTAGTTACTATGAAAATCTCTCCCCAACACACTTAGGTTTCAAAGAGGAGAAGCTCACACACATACGCTTCTTTTTCCATGACATCGTTACGGGCCCAAAGCCCACCATGGTCATATCTGTCGAGTCACCCCTCAAGGGCAGCTCCAAGTCTCCATTGCCCTTCGGATCCATTGTGGTGCTTGAGGACCCACTGACGTTGGGACCCGAACTTGATTCCAAACTTATTGGAAAAGCCCAAGGGTTTTACATAACAGTGGCCCAAGAGGCTGAGCTGTACTTGGAGTTAATTATGGGGATGACATTTACGTTCATGGAAGGGAAATTTAATGGGAGCACCATCACTGTCATGGGGCGCAATACCATATCATCTCCCGTGAGGGAGATGCCAATCACTGGTGGGACTGGGGCTTTCAGATTTGCTCGTGGTTTTGTTCAACCAAAGACTCACCAGGTCGATTACTACAAAGGTGATGCTGTTGTCGAATACAACGTCTACGTGTTCCACTATTCTTCCACCTCTTCATCCCAGGAGGTTTTTAGCGACGGAACCCAATTCATGGCAGACCCGATACTTAGCAAAAATTAAGATAGTTAGTTTGTATGCCCTTAAAAGGCTATTTCCACTTGGCAGTTTAAATTCTGAATTTATATAGTTGTATGTTGACGTTGAAGTTTATAAAACCCTGCATCAagtttgctttttttttcttctctaaaATGAGATGTAAAAAGGTGCACAAGTTTTATAGGCTGCAAGTGGAGAATAATTCtgtatttatttttctaaaataaacTGAAATTAATTTAACTTAATGAATAGATTATGAGAACATCTCTCATAAATGAGTTTGGATAAAGTTGAAATTCAAATCAACACATAAAACAACACCCACCACGGGTATTCACTTCTGGCAACAGTACTTATCACCTCGTCacaggttgttttttttttgtagtgatgaattttttttgaaagtttacagtgatgaatttttttttttgaaactagtgATGAATTtactttcaaaagaaaaaaaaatactaattgaTTGAAAAGTCAATagatgaaattttaaaaaactttaatttattatatatccTATTATCTTATCACAATTTTCATTGTTAACTTTTTAGTCGTTGGTGATCATCATTCTGTTATTCACTCAAGCGAATTCCTCTCTTTTAGCGCTTAATATCAAATTAATTCGGAAGGATTAAGCTCTCTTATATATACTTAAACTAAATTATAAGCCTGCATGTCATACACTTGTCGTAAATTTTAAACTATGTTAGTATAATTTAACTTATCTTATAGTTGAATAATGTGCCActcaaataaataatttatatctGGAGATGTGTACGTTAATGCTAATTCAATGAGTAATGAAAataagagacagaaagaacaaaacTATGATAATGATTTGTGATATATGAGTTATGTgtacagaaaaataaaatttgaaaggCTTAATATCATTTTTGTCCCTCATTTACTACGATTTGACACTTTTGtacccaataaaaaaattagcacttcTGGTCTTCCATATTGCttaattttttgcaaaaatattCATATTTGGGACTAAAACAGTAAAAGAGTGTAAATGTGAGAgactaattttgctaattttttcttGAGGACCAAAAATGCAAAATCATGATAAGTTAGGTTCCATAAGTGCTATTAAGCCAATTTGAAAATAACAttccgttttttttttacatcagaaatataattaaattgCATCCGTCAGGAATTGATCCATAAATCACCCATGCCCAACCCATATATCTCTCAGCTCCTGCTACTTGAACTATCCTACAGCGATgcatttttaatatattagttCCATATATCTCtgcatatgttttttttttttttgacggaaATATCTCTGTATAGATTAAGAGGGTAATAATCATTGATTTAATTAATTAGGCAATATGTTCcttatataataaaattattttgcaGAAAAATTATTTTAGCTAAAAAAATTCggataataaaaaatgaaaataaaggataagagagagaaattcaAATATCAACCCAAGAGAGAACAGTCGGTTTCCTTTGTTCTGCACTTCTGCTTCtctcttttttgtttgtttgttataTCACGGTTAAAGTACCCCTTTAATTTACTCCATTTTATATAATTCCTTGGCTTAAGAAAAAACGAGAACAGCCCATCTAAATATATTGAGCAAAGCGAAAATAAGCAGCTGTTCAGAAACTTGTCCTGTCATTAGACTCCAAAAATACAAATAGTCACAATTTTTCTCTAGTAtcaaaatctatatatatatgaaaataatgtttccttctagaagcctatgccacatgtcccttcctaaataattcattttccctccaagaaaaaaaaaaagacatcccactttttttgttacaacatatttcatctctcaccatatttaatttcatttattattaataattcctTATTCCATATGATACACTTGAAtgtatatttttaaatgttatatTTATGAAAGTTTGTAACAATTCAAGTATTATTacgaatctttttcttttttttaaaattttaaatataaaaataacttgaaattattttaaaaataaatctaacattaattttttattataaattcaaAAATATGATACACACCAAAAATTGGAATCCTTTGTATGTGCAACTCCAACAGCAGTGTTGATAAtaaatattgaaacttttaatttaaaatatcattattttctaacctataatttatgtctttaacacgtttttaaaaatatattagaaggaaatatcatattaattttacatttgaaatttgaactttcttaattataataattgttGAAAATCTAATTAATAATTGGTTATAGAATGAGTAAGATGAGAAAATGaatgttttcaaatcaaataaatattttttcccagcatcatgatttttttggtaa
This is a stretch of genomic DNA from Lotus japonicus ecotype B-129 chromosome 1, LjGifu_v1.2. It encodes these proteins:
- the LOC130730771 gene encoding pterocarpan synthase 1-like yields the protein MTNSKALCSTFLINFLLFFSMVSASYYENLSPTHLGFKEEKLTHIRFFFHDIVTGPKPTMVISVESPLKGSSKSPLPFGSIVVLEDPLTLGPELDSKLIGKAQGFYITVAQEAELYLELIMGMTFTFMEGKFNGSTITVMGRNTISSPVREMPITGGTGAFRFARGFVQPKTHQVDYYKGDAVVEYNVYVFHYSSTSSSQEVFSDGTQFMADPILSKN